One part of the Sulfolobus tengchongensis genome encodes these proteins:
- a CDS encoding DUF2299 domain-containing protein, whose amino-acid sequence MFDRSMDRQIEEWLKELGLTTSRPPQAKEFFHIVASPPQGGPTISIVRVSDSSKFYVIAMGIGIHPSHVSALMSLNREERIKFVIDLQLEALRYGVDFIALPPNQEVPNVIQVSKPLFMEGLSANDFMNTLLNVRNAGVSIMLKFTQKFGPYEPQQQTSLKYT is encoded by the coding sequence ATGTTTGATAGATCAATGGATAGGCAAATAGAGGAGTGGTTAAAGGAATTGGGATTAACTACTAGTAGACCTCCTCAAGCTAAGGAGTTCTTTCACATAGTAGCCTCTCCACCTCAAGGAGGTCCTACAATTAGCATAGTAAGAGTTAGTGATAGTTCAAAATTTTACGTAATAGCTATGGGGATAGGAATACATCCATCTCACGTTAGTGCATTAATGTCATTAAATAGAGAGGAAAGAATTAAATTCGTAATTGATTTACAACTAGAAGCTTTACGTTATGGTGTGGATTTCATAGCATTACCTCCAAATCAAGAAGTCCCTAATGTAATTCAAGTTTCTAAACCTCTTTTCATGGAAGGATTATCTGCAAATGATTTTATGAATACTTTATTAAATGTGAGAAATGCGGGAGTTAGTATCATGTTGAAATTTACACAAAAATTTGGTCCTTATGAACCTCAACAACAAACTTCCTTAAAATACACATAA
- a CDS encoding glycolate dehydrogenase, which translates to MKIISTERVPDECKNVIQVKDENLTDEDYRSAEILLTWPSRINKDLISKMPHLKVIQTFSAGVDDLDFSVVPPYVKVFSNAGAYSLSVAEHAWALILASAKGVGTKKRTIVYDVSERILLILGAGGIGSEVARIGKTAFRNYVIGISRSFKKPEWFDEKHSMSMLKEKINEADIIVDTLPLNKQTRNLLSYDLLKNVKRNAIIVNVGRGETVDEEGIYKLLKERPDVRFATDVFWRKNGKEEFYNTKLWELENFTGTLHTAGAYGNENIMKRAMFIACLNVKKYIDKGNAENEVKREDYV; encoded by the coding sequence ATGAAAATTATATCAACAGAAAGGGTCCCTGATGAATGCAAAAATGTAATTCAAGTTAAAGATGAAAATCTGACAGATGAAGACTATAGAAGTGCTGAAATATTGTTAACTTGGCCAAGTAGAATTAATAAAGATTTAATAAGTAAGATGCCTCATCTTAAAGTGATACAGACTTTTTCTGCTGGAGTTGATGATTTAGACTTCTCTGTGGTTCCTCCTTACGTTAAGGTTTTCTCAAATGCTGGAGCGTATTCTCTTTCAGTGGCTGAGCATGCATGGGCTTTGATTTTGGCCTCAGCTAAAGGAGTGGGGACTAAAAAAAGAACGATTGTATATGACGTTTCTGAGAGAATATTGCTGATTTTGGGCGCTGGTGGTATTGGATCAGAGGTAGCACGAATAGGTAAGACAGCATTTAGGAATTATGTTATAGGAATTTCGAGATCCTTTAAAAAACCAGAGTGGTTTGATGAAAAACATAGTATGTCGATGCTTAAAGAGAAAATTAATGAAGCTGACATAATAGTAGATACGTTACCCTTAAACAAGCAAACTAGGAATCTATTGAGCTATGACCTCTTAAAAAATGTAAAAAGAAATGCAATAATTGTCAATGTGGGAAGAGGTGAAACTGTAGATGAGGAAGGGATCTATAAATTACTTAAAGAGAGGCCCGATGTTAGATTTGCAACAGACGTTTTTTGGAGGAAGAATGGTAAAGAGGAATTCTATAATACTAAGTTGTGGGAACTGGAGAATTTTACTGGAACTTTACATACTGCTGGGGCTTATGGTAATGAGAATATAATGAAGCGAGCAATGTTTATAGCATGCTTAAATGTGAAAAAATATATAGATAAGGGAAATGCTGAAAATGAAGTAAAGAGGGAAGATTATGTTTGA
- a CDS encoding winged helix-turn-helix domain-containing protein, giving the protein MLVISIFLFHIALLMSKHHSYRSFSCPFLRGNIFIIPLSLDPKSSSSSSDIIINSKSRYNLIKVLEFTAKFENGAKVEDISTALNLSRKVVRTHLNKLEKFGLVSCFEDKYKITDEGKRTLNKIRLSGF; this is encoded by the coding sequence TTGCTAGTTATTAGTATATTCTTATTTCATATAGCGTTACTAATGTCAAAGCATCATAGCTATAGATCATTTAGTTGTCCTTTTCTTAGGGGTAATATATTTATTATTCCTTTAAGTTTAGATCCAAAATCCTCTTCGTCTTCATCCGATATTATTATAAATAGTAAATCTAGGTATAATTTAATTAAAGTTTTAGAATTTACAGCGAAATTTGAGAATGGAGCAAAAGTAGAAGACATATCTACTGCTTTGAACCTAAGTCGAAAAGTCGTTAGAACTCACTTAAATAAACTAGAGAAGTTTGGTCTAGTATCATGTTTCGAGGACAAATATAAAATAACTGATGAGGGAAAGAGAACATTAAATAAGATTAGGCTAAGTGGTTTCTGA
- a CDS encoding APC family permease, translating into MSNKNRIFVRETSGLIKNVSMLDAVALNIGNMSAGVALFESISPYIQPGGVLWLASIIGFVFAIPQLLIYVFLSMKIPRTGGDYVWISRSLNGGLGSTMAMALMIESTAYFALVAFFTSSAINTVLTVIGEYQHSNALLNIANNIIVDPYTVTPTFEQSLIIYGISALIFVIIILLNIFRAKWGYRLVSILGIFSMLTLVLAMIVLAINSGDFYSKISTLINANNLNVTIPSIRGPALPTSVSLTATLFLLPFFALYTYPWMQAGPAVAAEFKGKNTIKWNLPIALIITGVLVTAAFLEMDIIAGYNFNLQAYPTFLYNFWTAAIAVSSNPILQWIIGLGLIIWNIYILAYGVIVFARYVFALSFDRVLPEKFSQVNKYGSPVYAHALDLTLTLVLLLVPVFSIGAAISLYGATILGSLYFLIVSIAGIVFGIKDRNLILPIAGIISAGYFAYLTYIAATNPDFGFMTSSGPNVITTVFVVGTLIGSALVYVVSKILHKRKGIDIDLAFKEIPPE; encoded by the coding sequence GTGAGTAACAAAAACAGAATTTTCGTTAGGGAAACTTCTGGATTAATAAAAAACGTATCCATGTTAGACGCGGTTGCACTCAATATTGGTAATATGTCAGCAGGAGTAGCACTGTTTGAATCAATCTCGCCGTACATTCAACCAGGAGGAGTGCTATGGCTTGCATCAATAATAGGCTTTGTATTCGCTATACCTCAACTGCTAATTTATGTATTCTTAAGTATGAAAATACCAAGAACCGGTGGAGATTATGTGTGGATTTCGAGAAGTTTAAATGGCGGCTTAGGTTCTACGATGGCTATGGCACTAATGATTGAGTCTACTGCATATTTCGCGTTAGTTGCGTTCTTTACATCTTCTGCCATAAATACTGTACTAACTGTAATTGGGGAATACCAACACTCAAATGCACTGTTAAATATTGCAAATAATATTATAGTTGACCCTTATACAGTAACGCCGACATTTGAACAGAGCTTGATAATATATGGAATTTCTGCATTAATTTTCGTTATAATTATACTACTTAACATTTTTAGAGCTAAATGGGGTTATAGGCTGGTATCAATACTGGGCATATTCTCTATGTTAACCTTAGTACTAGCCATGATTGTATTGGCTATTAACTCTGGAGATTTCTACTCTAAGATTTCTACATTAATAAACGCTAATAATTTAAACGTTACAATTCCCTCGATAAGAGGGCCTGCATTACCTACATCAGTATCGTTGACTGCAACGTTATTTTTGTTGCCATTTTTCGCACTATATACATATCCTTGGATGCAAGCCGGTCCAGCTGTTGCTGCAGAATTTAAAGGTAAGAATACTATAAAGTGGAATTTACCTATAGCATTGATAATTACTGGAGTTTTAGTAACAGCAGCGTTTCTTGAAATGGACATTATCGCTGGCTACAATTTTAATCTTCAAGCATATCCAACTTTCCTATATAACTTCTGGACTGCTGCAATAGCAGTGTCATCGAACCCAATTCTCCAATGGATAATTGGGTTAGGTTTAATCATATGGAATATTTATATCTTAGCTTACGGTGTTATAGTTTTCGCCAGATACGTATTCGCATTGTCTTTTGATAGAGTGTTACCAGAGAAATTTAGCCAAGTGAATAAATATGGTTCACCAGTCTACGCTCACGCTTTAGATCTCACATTGACATTGGTACTCTTATTGGTGCCCGTATTCTCCATAGGTGCTGCAATATCATTATATGGAGCTACAATATTAGGTAGCTTGTATTTCCTTATCGTAAGCATAGCTGGAATCGTATTTGGAATTAAAGACAGAAACTTAATCTTACCTATAGCAGGCATAATATCGGCTGGATATTTCGCTTACTTAACCTATATTGCGGCGACAAATCCAGATTTCGGCTTCATGACATCTAGTGGACCAAACGTAATTACAACTGTATTTGTTGTAGGGACTTTGATAGGAAGCGCTCTAGTATATGTAGTTTCAAAAATCTTACATAAGAGAAAAGGTATTGACATAGATCTGGCTTTCAAGGAAATACCGCCAGAGTGA
- a CDS encoding molybdopterin-dependent oxidoreductase, producing MVHACTRDCYDTCIFDDNHTPLNIFPINGFTCSRGIADLKRNYMNRIDTAYIEGKPVSIEQALDLIANEIRKRRKEEILHVDYDGNQGLLTWYFPARLWNVMGTASTDYSICSSEGHEAIKLHYGSSVGAFPEDFLKFESFVIWGSESAFSFIHGWNLIKDKFKITIDVRLSETAKRSDKRYIVKPGSDAYLAIGIMKKLFEKNWANTSLLDEPTKLKEYVFSFKDDEIEENTGLSKSQIEELAEIYYERRPLTIIGFALGRSLNGGDAISLISLIPALLGMRRGFYYSNSQGLGIDFRYLRGLHKYSPSRIVGMADVGKEVEEGKITFMFVWNSNPLHSLPMSDRIQEAVKEGKLFLVVHDPFWSETAKIANVVLPAPTYLEKEDIVYSYWHNYLVYNRPILPKIGITEIELMRKLANRLEILDEILYENEWLAISKATNVDVEELKIKGFIKVTPKYPDGKVKVEPLPKQLVKPNEYVVVFSSHPNYTNSQFKEVYGNKATVVYNSEYEGVGFLHTKYGKVKVLFKKDSSMQKGVLFVFKSSLFDLNGKPFNSIIGFTKGKYGNTPILNTDSIRIIKEIEVDNNSRE from the coding sequence ATGGTTCATGCTTGCACACGAGACTGCTATGATACTTGTATATTTGACGATAATCATACACCTCTTAACATATTTCCCATTAATGGGTTTACGTGCTCTAGAGGAATAGCTGATCTAAAACGAAACTACATGAATAGAATAGATACTGCTTATATAGAAGGAAAGCCGGTTAGTATTGAGCAAGCATTAGATTTAATTGCTAATGAGATAAGGAAGAGGAGAAAAGAGGAAATCCTTCATGTAGATTACGACGGTAATCAAGGCCTATTAACATGGTATTTTCCTGCAAGACTGTGGAATGTCATGGGAACTGCGTCAACTGACTATTCAATTTGCAGTTCTGAGGGGCATGAAGCCATTAAACTCCATTATGGTAGTTCTGTTGGCGCTTTCCCAGAGGATTTTCTGAAATTTGAGTCTTTTGTAATATGGGGGAGCGAATCTGCATTTAGTTTCATTCACGGATGGAATTTAATTAAAGATAAGTTTAAGATAACTATAGATGTAAGGCTGTCAGAGACCGCAAAAAGAAGTGATAAGAGATATATTGTAAAGCCCGGTAGTGATGCGTATCTAGCAATAGGTATCATGAAAAAACTATTTGAGAAGAACTGGGCAAATACATCGCTCTTAGATGAACCAACTAAACTGAAAGAATACGTCTTTTCGTTTAAAGATGATGAGATAGAAGAAAATACTGGCTTATCTAAATCTCAGATTGAGGAATTGGCTGAAATCTATTATGAGAGGAGACCATTAACCATAATTGGGTTTGCATTAGGTAGAAGTTTAAATGGTGGAGACGCAATTTCGTTAATCTCTCTTATACCTGCACTACTTGGAATGAGAAGAGGATTCTATTATTCAAATTCTCAAGGACTTGGGATAGATTTTCGGTACCTAAGGGGTCTTCATAAGTATTCTCCTTCAAGGATTGTAGGCATGGCAGATGTAGGAAAGGAAGTGGAAGAAGGTAAGATAACTTTTATGTTTGTCTGGAATTCTAATCCCTTACACTCTTTACCCATGTCTGATAGGATACAGGAAGCCGTAAAAGAAGGTAAATTATTCTTGGTGGTTCATGATCCTTTCTGGTCTGAGACTGCAAAAATTGCTAATGTGGTTTTGCCGGCTCCGACATATCTTGAAAAAGAGGATATAGTATACAGTTATTGGCATAATTATCTTGTATATAATAGGCCCATTTTACCTAAGATAGGGATAACAGAGATTGAGTTAATGAGAAAACTAGCTAATAGATTGGAAATACTAGACGAAATATTGTATGAAAACGAATGGTTGGCGATAAGTAAAGCCACCAACGTTGACGTCGAAGAGTTAAAGATTAAGGGCTTTATAAAGGTGACTCCTAAATACCCTGATGGAAAGGTCAAAGTGGAACCCTTACCAAAGCAACTAGTAAAACCTAATGAATATGTTGTAGTCTTTTCATCTCATCCTAATTATACTAATAGTCAATTTAAGGAAGTTTATGGAAATAAAGCTACAGTCGTGTATAATTCCGAATATGAGGGAGTCGGTTTCTTACATACGAAATACGGAAAGGTTAAGGTTCTGTTTAAAAAAGATAGTTCCATGCAAAAAGGCGTATTATTCGTGTTTAAATCCTCATTATTTGATTTGAATGGTAAGCCATTTAATAGTATTATAGGTTTTACGAAGGGTAAATACGGTAACACCCCAATACTTAATACCGATTCTATAAGGATAATAAAGGAAATTGAAGTAGATAATAATAGTAGGGAGTAA
- a CDS encoding sodium:calcium antiporter yields MIWLLILQLIALIILISVSASLMARGTEELEKTFGKGIAGGLILGFINSLPETIIVLFAVLNGSYDIALGSALGGNILLFTLGIGFVSILYYAKYKSGTISLDKDINIEYNSFLMALVIFIVAIIYGRLNYYIAIFLLSPYVYYVYRRYKNYRSEIKIGGNTIRGLTYVLAGGLPLIFISKYFITTIIDVATIFKMSPILLAVLITPIAAELEENLTAIKLILDSPSSATTALMNFIGSKLENMTLLLSIIGLSQTISLRPSLLYLLLIVAVSVLTLGIIRDRNIKINEGLSLFGIYALSVAILLRFSA; encoded by the coding sequence TTGATCTGGTTATTAATATTACAATTAATTGCTCTGATTATCTTGATTAGTGTATCAGCCAGTTTAATGGCTAGAGGCACGGAAGAATTAGAAAAAACTTTTGGCAAAGGGATAGCAGGAGGGTTAATATTAGGCTTCATTAACTCTTTACCAGAAACAATAATAGTTCTTTTCGCAGTGCTTAACGGTTCTTATGATATTGCGTTAGGATCTGCTTTAGGAGGTAATATTTTGTTATTTACTTTAGGAATAGGGTTTGTTTCTATTCTTTATTACGCAAAATATAAATCTGGTACGATCAGTTTAGATAAGGACATAAATATAGAGTATAACTCGTTTTTAATGGCACTTGTAATTTTTATTGTTGCAATTATATACGGTAGATTAAATTATTATATAGCAATCTTTCTATTATCTCCCTATGTGTACTACGTTTATAGGAGATACAAAAACTATAGAAGCGAAATAAAAATTGGTGGGAACACAATAAGGGGATTAACCTATGTTCTAGCTGGTGGTCTACCTTTAATCTTCATTTCTAAGTATTTTATTACAACTATAATTGATGTAGCAACAATTTTTAAAATGTCACCCATATTATTGGCTGTGTTAATAACTCCTATTGCAGCAGAGTTAGAGGAAAATCTAACCGCAATAAAGCTTATATTAGACTCTCCTTCAAGTGCTACTACAGCTTTAATGAATTTTATCGGAAGTAAGTTAGAGAACATGACTCTCCTTTTAAGTATAATAGGACTTTCACAGACAATTAGCCTCAGACCATCTTTATTATATTTACTGTTAATAGTAGCTGTAAGTGTGTTAACTCTAGGAATAATAAGGGATAGAAATATAAAGATAAATGAGGGGCTTTCACTATTTGGAATTTATGCACTTTCGGTAGCTATTTTGCTTAGATTTTCAGCTTAA
- the gapN gene encoding NADP-dependent glyceraldehyde-3-phosphate dehydrogenase yields MEKTSLTIKSKELTEIYEIKDGIPYFKVYLAGQWIGGDEWQDVVSPIDLNVIAKFPKLNWNQMDNTIDHIYRKGRWSIRDTPGEKRLEIYKRMASLIDKFKEDFINALMINNGKTRSASEGEVKASIERLQRADLDVKETRGDYVPGDWSSETLETEAIVRKEPVGVVLSIVPFNYPLFDTVNKIVYTTVIGNAIIIKPPSSTPIPILMLAKVMELAGFPRDAFAILTVPGREMNKVVGDKRIQAISLTGSTETGEEVIRNAGIKQFIMELGGGDPAIVLSDADLGWAAQRIANGIISYTGQRCDSVKLVIVEEEVYDTLKDLLVKELMKSVKVGDPRDPSTTVGPVIDTKTADEWEKAIKDAVEKGGKVLFGGKRIGPTYIEPALIEAPRETLKEMYLYNKEVFASVALLIKVKNIDEAIEISNNRRYGLDAAIFGKDINKIRKLQRFLEVGAIYINDYPRHGIGYFPFGGRKDSGIGREGIGYTIQYVTAYKSIVYNYKGKGIWEYL; encoded by the coding sequence TACGGAGATATATGAAATAAAGGACGGAATTCCATACTTTAAAGTCTATTTAGCTGGTCAATGGATTGGTGGAGATGAATGGCAGGATGTTGTAAGTCCAATTGACTTAAATGTAATAGCTAAATTCCCTAAGTTAAATTGGAATCAAATGGATAATACTATAGATCATATTTATAGAAAAGGAAGGTGGAGTATACGAGATACACCGGGTGAAAAAAGGCTAGAGATCTATAAGAGAATGGCTTCACTAATAGACAAATTTAAGGAAGATTTCATTAATGCTTTGATGATAAATAATGGTAAAACTAGATCTGCATCAGAAGGTGAAGTAAAAGCGTCAATTGAAAGGTTACAACGCGCTGATTTAGATGTAAAGGAAACCAGAGGAGATTATGTACCCGGTGATTGGAGTTCAGAAACGTTAGAAACTGAGGCGATTGTAAGGAAAGAGCCTGTAGGAGTTGTTCTTTCCATTGTTCCATTTAATTACCCTCTCTTTGATACCGTAAATAAGATAGTATACACTACAGTAATTGGAAACGCAATTATAATTAAACCTCCTTCATCTACACCAATTCCTATTTTGATGTTAGCAAAAGTAATGGAGTTAGCGGGATTCCCAAGAGACGCATTTGCAATACTTACGGTTCCAGGTAGGGAGATGAATAAAGTCGTTGGGGATAAAAGGATTCAGGCAATATCTTTAACTGGAAGTACAGAAACTGGAGAGGAGGTAATAAGGAATGCCGGAATTAAGCAGTTTATCATGGAATTAGGTGGAGGAGATCCAGCGATAGTATTAAGTGACGCAGACTTAGGTTGGGCAGCACAAAGAATAGCTAATGGTATAATAAGTTATACCGGACAGAGATGTGATTCAGTTAAGCTAGTTATAGTTGAGGAAGAAGTTTATGATACCTTAAAGGATCTATTAGTAAAGGAGTTGATGAAATCGGTAAAGGTCGGTGATCCCAGAGATCCGTCAACAACTGTTGGCCCAGTTATAGATACGAAAACTGCTGACGAATGGGAAAAAGCAATAAAGGATGCTGTAGAGAAAGGCGGTAAAGTACTATTTGGAGGCAAAAGAATTGGTCCTACTTATATAGAGCCAGCTCTAATTGAAGCACCTAGGGAGACGCTTAAAGAAATGTATTTGTATAACAAGGAGGTGTTTGCATCAGTAGCACTTTTGATAAAGGTTAAGAATATAGACGAGGCTATAGAGATATCCAATAATAGAAGATATGGGCTAGATGCTGCAATATTTGGAAAAGATATTAACAAAATAAGAAAGCTTCAAAGGTTCTTGGAAGTTGGTGCGATTTACATTAACGACTATCCTAGACACGGAATAGGTTACTTCCCGTTTGGAGGTAGGAAGGATTCCGGAATAGGAAGAGAAGGAATAGGTTATACTATACAATATGTAACGGCTTACAAATCAATAGTCTATAATTATAAAGGGAAAGGTATATGGGAATACTTGTAA